A region from the Desulfurellaceae bacterium genome encodes:
- a CDS encoding 50S ribosomal protein L23 encodes MSQNPHTILAAPLITEKATLVNATGNQVVFKVHPQANKIEIKRAVEQLFQVKVDQVRTIQYLGKTRRVGRSVGRKPAWKKAYVTLAAGDRIDFFEGA; translated from the coding sequence ATGAGTCAGAATCCCCACACCATTCTTGCCGCCCCGCTGATTACCGAAAAGGCAACCCTGGTCAATGCGACCGGCAACCAAGTTGTTTTCAAGGTGCACCCCCAGGCCAACAAAATAGAGATCAAGCGGGCGGTAGAACAGCTCTTCCAGGTCAAAGTCGACCAGGTCCGGACGATCCAGTATCTGGGCAAAACCCGTCGCGTCGGTCGTTCGGTCGGGCGCAAGCCGGCCTGGAAAAAAGCCTATGTCACCCTGGCCGCCGGGGATCGCATCGATTTCTTTGAAGGAGCCTAG